A single Anopheles funestus chromosome 2RL, idAnoFuneDA-416_04, whole genome shotgun sequence DNA region contains:
- the LOC125763056 gene encoding acetylcholinesterase isoform X2: MEIRGLLMGRLRLGRRMVPLGLLCITTLLLLLPPSAIVQGRHHELNNGAAIGSHQLSGAGAGLSSQSAQSGSLASGVISSAPAAGVSSSSSLASSGEEDVARITLSKDAGHGESVRIIDPELGTLEREHVHSGATPRRRGLTRRESNSDANDNDPLVVNTDKGRIRGITVEAPSGKKVDVWLGIPYAQPPVGPLRFRHPRPAEKWNGVLNATTPPNSCVQIVDTVFGDFPGATMWNPNTPLSEDCLYINVVAPRPRPKNAAVMLWIFGGGFYSGTATLDVYDHRALASEENVIVVSLQYRVASLGFLFLGTPEAPGNAGLFDQNLALRWVRDNIHRFGGDPSRVTLFGESAGAVSVSLHLLSALSRDLFQRAILQSGSPTAPWALVSREEATLRALRLAEAVGCPHEPSKLSDAVECLRGKDPHVLVNNEWGTLGICEFPFVPVVDGAFLDETPQRSLASGRFKKTEILTGSNTEEGYYFIIYYLTELLRKEEGVTVSREEFLQAVRELNPYVNGAARQAIVFEYTDWTEPDNPNSNRDALDKMVGDYHFTCNVNEFAQRYAEEGNNVYMYLYTHRSKGNPWPRWTGVMHGDEINYVFGEPLNPSLGYTEDEKDFSRKIMRYWSNFAKTGNPNPNTASSEFPEWPKHTAHGRHYLELGLNTSFVGRGPRLRQCAFWKKYLPQLVAATSNIGGEPLPSAPCESSAFFYRPDLVVLLVSLLTVTVRFIQ, from the exons ATGGAGATCCGAGGGCTGCTGATGGGTAGACTACGGTTAGGGCGACGGATGGTAccgttggggctgctgtgtaTCACCACGCTACTTCTACTGTTGCCGCCTTCCGCGATCGTGCAGGGACGGCATCACGAACTCAACAATGGGGCCGCCATCGGTTCACATCAGCTGTCCGGTGCCGGCGCAGGCCTTTCCTCCCAGTCCGCCCAGTCCGGATCACTCGCGTCCGGTGTGATATCGTCCGCACCGGCTGCCGGCGTGTCCTCATCCTCGTCGTTAGCATCGTCGGGCGAGGAAGACGTGGCACGGATTACGCTCAGTAAAGATGCAG GTCACGGTGAGTCCGTACGAATTATAGATCCCGAGTTGGGCACGCTCGAGCGCGAGCATGTCCACAGTGGCGCAACACCGCGACGGCGCGGTCTGACGAGGCGTGAATCAAACTCGG ACGCTAACGATAATGATCCGCTGGTAGTTAACACCGACAAGGGTCGTATTCGCGGCATCACCGTGGAAGCACCGAGCGGCAAAAAGGTAGATGTGTGGCTTGGCATTCCCTACGCACAGCCACCGGTTGGGCCGCTACGATTCCGTCATCCCCGACCGGCCGAAAAGTGGAATGGTGTGCTTAATGCCACCACACCGCCCAACAGCTGCGTACAGATCGTGGACACCGTGTTCGGTGACTTTCCGGGTGCGACCATGTGGAACCCGAACACACCACTGTCGGAGGACTGTCTGTACATTAATGTGGTAGCACCACGACCGCGACCGAAGAATGCTGCCGTTATGCTGTGGATCTTTGGCGGTGGATTTTACTCCGGTACCGCTACGCTCGATGTGTACGATCACCGTGCGCTCGCATCGGAGGAGAACGTGATCGTCGTCTCGCTACAGTACCGGGTAGCTAGTTTGGGTTTCCTGTTTCTCGGCACACCGGAAGCGCCGGGCAATGCGGGACTGTTCGATCAGAACCTTGCACTACG CTGGGTACGGGACAACATTCACAGGTTCGGTGGTGATCCGTCGCGTGTAACACTGTTCGGGGAGAGTGCCGGTGCGGTATCCGTTTCGCTTCATCTGCTGTCCGCACTTTCGCGTGATCTGTTCCAGCGTGCCATACTTCAGAGCGGTTCACCGACGGCACCATGGGCGCTTGTATCACGCGAAGAAGCTACTCTCAG AGCGCTACGACTTGCGGAAGCGGTCGGATGTCCGCACGAACCAAGCAAACTAAGCGATGCGGTCGAATGTCTCCGTGGCAAAGATCCGCACGTGCTGGTTAACAACGAATGGGGCACGCTCGGTATATGCGAGTTCCCGTTCGTACCGGTCGTCGATGGTGCATTCCTGGATGAAACGCCCCAACGTTCGCTGGCTAGTGGGCGCTTCAAAAAGACGGAAATTCTCACCGGCAGCAATACGGAGGAAGGTTACTACTTTATCATCTACTACCTAACGGAGCTGCTGCGCAAGGAGGAAGGCGTAACCGTGTCGCGGGAAGAGTTTCTTCAAGCGGTGCGCGAACTCAACCCGTACGTTAACGGTGCAGCCCGACAGGCGATCGTGTTCGAGTACACGGACTGGACCGAGCCGGACAACCCGAACAGCAACCGTGACGCGCTCGACAAAATGGTGGGCGACTATCATTTCACCTGCAACGTGAACGAGTTCGCCCAGCGGTACGCCGAGGAGGGCAACAATGTATACATGTACCTGTACACGCACCGAAGCAAAGGCAACCCATGGCCACGCTGGACGGGCGTTATGCACGGTGATGAGATTAACTATGTGTTCGGGGAACCGCTCAATCCCAGCCTCGGCTACACCGAGGACGAGAAAGACTTTAGCCGGAAGATCATGCGATACTGGTCAAACTTTGCCAAAACGGG CAATCCAAACCCCAACACGGCTAGTAGCGAATTTCCCGAATGGCCGAAACATACGGCCCACGGACGGCACTATCTGGAGCTGGGCCTCAACACGTCCTTCGTCGGACGGGGTCCCCGGTTGAGGCAGTGTGCCTTCTGGAAGAAATATCTTCCCCAGCTAGTTGCAGCTACCT CTAACATTGGAGGTGAACCACTACCAAGTGCACCGTGCGAAAGCAGCGCATTTTTTTACCGACCTGATCTGGTTGTGCTGCTAGTGTCACTGCTTACAGTTACGGTCAGATTCATACAATAA
- the LOC125763056 gene encoding acetylcholinesterase isoform X1 translates to MEIRGLLMGRLRLGRRMVPLGLLCITTLLLLLPPSAIVQGRHHELNNGAAIGSHQLSGAGAGLSSQSAQSGSLASGVISSAPAAGVSSSSSLASSGEEDVARITLSKDADAFFTPYIGHGESVRIIDPELGTLEREHVHSGATPRRRGLTRRESNSDANDNDPLVVNTDKGRIRGITVEAPSGKKVDVWLGIPYAQPPVGPLRFRHPRPAEKWNGVLNATTPPNSCVQIVDTVFGDFPGATMWNPNTPLSEDCLYINVVAPRPRPKNAAVMLWIFGGGFYSGTATLDVYDHRALASEENVIVVSLQYRVASLGFLFLGTPEAPGNAGLFDQNLALRWVRDNIHRFGGDPSRVTLFGESAGAVSVSLHLLSALSRDLFQRAILQSGSPTAPWALVSREEATLRALRLAEAVGCPHEPSKLSDAVECLRGKDPHVLVNNEWGTLGICEFPFVPVVDGAFLDETPQRSLASGRFKKTEILTGSNTEEGYYFIIYYLTELLRKEEGVTVSREEFLQAVRELNPYVNGAARQAIVFEYTDWTEPDNPNSNRDALDKMVGDYHFTCNVNEFAQRYAEEGNNVYMYLYTHRSKGNPWPRWTGVMHGDEINYVFGEPLNPSLGYTEDEKDFSRKIMRYWSNFAKTGNPNPNTASSEFPEWPKHTAHGRHYLELGLNTSFVGRGPRLRQCAFWKKYLPQLVAATSNIGGEPLPSAPCESSAFFYRPDLVVLLVSLLTVTVRFIQ, encoded by the exons ATGGAGATCCGAGGGCTGCTGATGGGTAGACTACGGTTAGGGCGACGGATGGTAccgttggggctgctgtgtaTCACCACGCTACTTCTACTGTTGCCGCCTTCCGCGATCGTGCAGGGACGGCATCACGAACTCAACAATGGGGCCGCCATCGGTTCACATCAGCTGTCCGGTGCCGGCGCAGGCCTTTCCTCCCAGTCCGCCCAGTCCGGATCACTCGCGTCCGGTGTGATATCGTCCGCACCGGCTGCCGGCGTGTCCTCATCCTCGTCGTTAGCATCGTCGGGCGAGGAAGACGTGGCACGGATTACGCTCAGTAAAGATGCAG ATGCATTTTTTACACCATATATAGGTCACGGTGAGTCCGTACGAATTATAGATCCCGAGTTGGGCACGCTCGAGCGCGAGCATGTCCACAGTGGCGCAACACCGCGACGGCGCGGTCTGACGAGGCGTGAATCAAACTCGG ACGCTAACGATAATGATCCGCTGGTAGTTAACACCGACAAGGGTCGTATTCGCGGCATCACCGTGGAAGCACCGAGCGGCAAAAAGGTAGATGTGTGGCTTGGCATTCCCTACGCACAGCCACCGGTTGGGCCGCTACGATTCCGTCATCCCCGACCGGCCGAAAAGTGGAATGGTGTGCTTAATGCCACCACACCGCCCAACAGCTGCGTACAGATCGTGGACACCGTGTTCGGTGACTTTCCGGGTGCGACCATGTGGAACCCGAACACACCACTGTCGGAGGACTGTCTGTACATTAATGTGGTAGCACCACGACCGCGACCGAAGAATGCTGCCGTTATGCTGTGGATCTTTGGCGGTGGATTTTACTCCGGTACCGCTACGCTCGATGTGTACGATCACCGTGCGCTCGCATCGGAGGAGAACGTGATCGTCGTCTCGCTACAGTACCGGGTAGCTAGTTTGGGTTTCCTGTTTCTCGGCACACCGGAAGCGCCGGGCAATGCGGGACTGTTCGATCAGAACCTTGCACTACG CTGGGTACGGGACAACATTCACAGGTTCGGTGGTGATCCGTCGCGTGTAACACTGTTCGGGGAGAGTGCCGGTGCGGTATCCGTTTCGCTTCATCTGCTGTCCGCACTTTCGCGTGATCTGTTCCAGCGTGCCATACTTCAGAGCGGTTCACCGACGGCACCATGGGCGCTTGTATCACGCGAAGAAGCTACTCTCAG AGCGCTACGACTTGCGGAAGCGGTCGGATGTCCGCACGAACCAAGCAAACTAAGCGATGCGGTCGAATGTCTCCGTGGCAAAGATCCGCACGTGCTGGTTAACAACGAATGGGGCACGCTCGGTATATGCGAGTTCCCGTTCGTACCGGTCGTCGATGGTGCATTCCTGGATGAAACGCCCCAACGTTCGCTGGCTAGTGGGCGCTTCAAAAAGACGGAAATTCTCACCGGCAGCAATACGGAGGAAGGTTACTACTTTATCATCTACTACCTAACGGAGCTGCTGCGCAAGGAGGAAGGCGTAACCGTGTCGCGGGAAGAGTTTCTTCAAGCGGTGCGCGAACTCAACCCGTACGTTAACGGTGCAGCCCGACAGGCGATCGTGTTCGAGTACACGGACTGGACCGAGCCGGACAACCCGAACAGCAACCGTGACGCGCTCGACAAAATGGTGGGCGACTATCATTTCACCTGCAACGTGAACGAGTTCGCCCAGCGGTACGCCGAGGAGGGCAACAATGTATACATGTACCTGTACACGCACCGAAGCAAAGGCAACCCATGGCCACGCTGGACGGGCGTTATGCACGGTGATGAGATTAACTATGTGTTCGGGGAACCGCTCAATCCCAGCCTCGGCTACACCGAGGACGAGAAAGACTTTAGCCGGAAGATCATGCGATACTGGTCAAACTTTGCCAAAACGGG CAATCCAAACCCCAACACGGCTAGTAGCGAATTTCCCGAATGGCCGAAACATACGGCCCACGGACGGCACTATCTGGAGCTGGGCCTCAACACGTCCTTCGTCGGACGGGGTCCCCGGTTGAGGCAGTGTGCCTTCTGGAAGAAATATCTTCCCCAGCTAGTTGCAGCTACCT CTAACATTGGAGGTGAACCACTACCAAGTGCACCGTGCGAAAGCAGCGCATTTTTTTACCGACCTGATCTGGTTGTGCTGCTAGTGTCACTGCTTACAGTTACGGTCAGATTCATACAATAA